The Geomonas ferrireducens DNA segment TGCGTCGCCTTCCCGGGTACGGCAGGTTTGGGCCGGGAGACGGTAAGAAGTGACTGTGACTGGCGTTAATGTGAAGGGGGCTGCTGCGAGTTGGATTGCGCGGGGATGCCCCCGCTTCGTCTTCGCCGCGTAAGACCATTCACTACGACCAGTTACGGAATCTTGTGAAGAGGGCTTACCCGCCCTTGACAGCGGGTTCCCTAGTGTTAGAATCAATCCTGCAGATTTTAATAAGAATATGGAGCCGATCTTGCCAAAGCAGCCGAAGAGAATACTGGTGGTAGACGACGAGGAGAACGCTCGCATCGGCCTCTCCCGACTACTTGCCAAGGAAGGCTTCCTGGTAGACAGTGTTGCGAACGGGTTCGAAGCGCTCAACTACTTGCGCGAGCAGGAAGTGAACCTGATCGTCACCGATATCAATATGCCCGAGATGAACGGCATCACCTTCCTGAAGGAACTGAACAGGAGCTATCCGTCCAGCAACGTAATCATGATCACCGCCTACGGCGGGGTGGAATCCTATATAGAGGCGATGAACCTGGGGGCCTTCGAGTACATCAACAAGCCGGTGAAGATCGACGAGCTTAAGTCGATCCTCAAGAAGATCTTCAAGGAAACGAGCCACTGACTCTGATCGCCGAAAACCGGGGAGGGTCCAGATGCCAAACTTCGACAAGATACTTTTCGCCACCGATTTTTCCGAAAGCTCCGGCCACGCCTTTACCTACGCGCTGACCCTTGCCAAGCAGTTCAACAGCCGCCTGACCATCATGCACGTGATCAACGAGCCGGTCGACCTGCGCGGCTTCTACGTACCCCACGTCTCCTTTGAGAACCTTGAGAAGGAGATCGAGGAGGGTGCGCAGAAGATGATGAGCACCTTTATCACCCAAAACATCGCCGGCTTCGCCAATTACGAGACCGCCATCGTGACCGGGGTACCCTGGGAAGAGATCATGAGACGGGCCGAAACCGACGGCTCTTCCTGCATCGTTCTGGGCACCCAGGGGAGAAGCGGTATCGACCACCTGCTTTTCGGTTCGACCGCTGAGCGCGTGGTGCGCAAAGCGCATTGCCCGGTGGTCACGGTGAGGCTTCCCTGATAAAAACGGCATACATCCATGCGGGGCAGCGTTCGCTGCCCCTTTTTTTTGATGTTTTTGATCCTATACGGAAGGAGCAGGACCTGAAATGAGCGATGTGGAAAAAGCGCCGCGCGGCCGCGTCCTGATCGTCGACGACGAGAAGGTCATCCTTGATCTTACCGGCATCATCCTGAGAAACCGCGGCTACCAGGTCTACACAGC contains these protein-coding regions:
- a CDS encoding response regulator, yielding MPKQPKRILVVDDEENARIGLSRLLAKEGFLVDSVANGFEALNYLREQEVNLIVTDINMPEMNGITFLKELNRSYPSSNVIMITAYGGVESYIEAMNLGAFEYINKPVKIDELKSILKKIFKETSH
- a CDS encoding universal stress protein, which translates into the protein MPNFDKILFATDFSESSGHAFTYALTLAKQFNSRLTIMHVINEPVDLRGFYVPHVSFENLEKEIEEGAQKMMSTFITQNIAGFANYETAIVTGVPWEEIMRRAETDGSSCIVLGTQGRSGIDHLLFGSTAERVVRKAHCPVVTVRLP